A segment of the Pedobacter faecalis genome:
GCCTGACGATTGTCATCGCTTTAAGTGATGGCTGTCACGGTCTTACGGCTTACCAACCGCTACCTTTGATCAACAATCTAAGGAGCAATTATGAAAGCGTTGGTATACAGCAGCCGGAAAAATGAAAGAGAGATCCTTTCGAAGGCCAATGATGGTAAGCATGAACTTAGCTGGCAAACGGCCGCATTGAGCAAAGACACTGTTCAGCTTGCTGCCGGTCAGGATGCAGTAGTAGTCTTCACGAATGATGACGTATCCGCTTCGGTCATGAACCAGTTGGCCACACTTGGCGTAAAATATGTGATTACACGCTCGGCCGGAACCGACCATATCGACTTTGAGGCGGCAGCGAGAAACGGCATCCGGGTGTCTAATATTCCTGCGTACTCACCAAATGCCATAGCAGAACATGCCATTGCGCTTACGCTGGCGCTGAGCCGCCACCTCATCAGGGCCAATCGCAACTGTATGCAATACGATTTTAGTCTGGATCACCTTACGGGCTTCAACTTAAATGGAAAGCAGGTAGGTATTGTGGGCATGGGACATATCGGGCTTATTACAGCCCGGATCTTTCAGGGCTTTGGCTGCAATGTTTCTGGTTATGACGTGAATCCGGACGTAAGCGCTCCCGGTATTCCGCAGGTTCCATTGAACGACCTGCTGCAAAGTTGTGATATCATCTCCCTGCATGTGCCGCTAAACCGCCAAACCGAACATATGATCAACTCCGAAACGCTGAGCCTGATGAAGAAAGGAGCTATGCTGATCAACACCTCGAGAGGGGGACTAGTGAACACGATTGATGTGCTGCAGGCCCTTGATGCTGGCCGACTGGGCTATTATGGTACTGATGTATATGAGTTTGAACGAGGTATCTTTTTTGAAGACCGGGAGTCTGACACCGTGCGCGATGCGCTGCTCACCCGGCTCATTGCACATCCTAAAGTGCTGCTCACCCCACATCAGGCCTTCCTAACCGTCGAGGCCATCAGCGATATTACCACGCAGGTGATCAGGCTGCTGGATGATTACGCAGTCTCAGTTAGCTGATGTGGCGTGCCGACCTTTCGGTCGGCCGGCCGGAAATACCAGGAGACTATGGTCAGCACCAGCAACAAGGCAGGGCCGAAGTACTCTATGGCACCGTCGCCATGTGCCAGGTGACTAAATATGGCGCCTGTCATCAGAAAAAAGAATCCCGCATAGGTCCATTCTTTGAGCAGAGGTGTTTTAGGTAGAATAACCGCTATGGTGCCCAGTATCTTCCAGATGCCTATAATGGTTAAAAAATAAGCAGGGTAGCCAAGTGCACTCATCTTCTGTACTTCCTCGTCCATTTGGATAAGTTGCACAATGCCTGTTGATGCCATGCCCAGCCCGAGCCATAGTGTGGCTACCCAGTAGATGATCTTGTGTGTCTTTTTCATATTCTATTTTAAAGCGTTTAGGGTGTCTTGCAGTTTGTTGTGTGCCCAGTTGAGCCCCTGCGCGAAAGGCATTTGAAGCAGCTGGTTGCGTTGGGCGGTCGATTTGAATACAATTTGCATGGTCAGCTTGCTGGTTTGGGCAGTGGGGGCTTCAAACTCCAGATATTCGAGCTGCACCGGAAATGGTGTATTTTCCATTTCAAATGTGCGGGTAATTTTCAGGTTGGGAACAAATTCATGGATCGTTCCGTTGGCCCGGAAAGCCACCTGACCGTTATGCGAAGTTTCAAACGCGTAGGAGCCATGTTTGCGCATATCGAACTTGGTTACCTTAGTACTCATCCATTGCTCAAATAGCTCAGCCTCTTCATAAGCTTTAAAAAGCAGTTCGACCGGCAGGTCGAACACCCGGGTAATGATGATCTCCTGACTGCCTTCTTCGGCGTTTATTTTAGTTTTCTGTTCCATCTTGCTTGCTTTTGTATTGTTTCATTACGGCTTCCAGCTTGTTAAATCGCTCGTCCCACATCTGGCGGAAAGGCTCTAAAAAGTCGGCCACCTGTTTCATTTTCTGAGCACTGATATGATAGTGGACCTCTCTGCCTGTTTGTTCCTGGCGTAAGAGTTCACACTCCGTAAGAATTTGCAAGTGCTTGGAAATGGTAGGTCTGGCAGTATCAAAGTTGGCCGCAATGGCACCGGCCGACAGCGACTGAGAGGCAACCAGCAAGAGGATGGCCCGTCGGGTCGGGTCGGAAATAGCCTGAAAAACGTCTCTTCTTAAATTCATTATGTAGTTATTTGGCTACAAATATATATGTAGCTATTTAACTACGCAAGTTTTAAGAAGAATTTTTATTCGATAGGAATATAAAAATCTACGATGGCTTTCTGCTCAGGATGCTTACTAAAATCATTGTGATAGATTTCAAAGGGATTCTGACTAGCCTTTTTATAGCCGTTCTCATTCATCCAGATAAAGAGCCCGGTCCAGGATTTCTCAAATTCCTCTAGCCCGATCTCGAAACTGCCGACTATGAACTTCCCGCCGGGGATTGTCGATAAAGTTACTTCGCCACTGACTTTTACGGGCTCACTTATCAACACACAAGCCTCCATGCGAACTTTGTTCGGATCTGTGATTTTAAAACTGTCGTGATAAAGGGTCGCCATTTTAGTATGCACTGAAAGCAATCCGAGCGGCGTTGCCCAGCGTATTAACTTCTGGTAGGCAGTCTGCACATTTTGAAGGCCAATGCAGGGTATGCAGGCCACCTGTATTTCCTGAATCGTTTTGATTTCAATTTTTGCGTTCATTGTTATCCATGTTTTTAGATCATTAATAACGCAAAGGTATTTCTCAACATCGGGGTAAACTTGACCGATCTTGCTGAGCATTTGGCTTATCTTGCTAAATCTGTTTGGGTTTTGTTTTCTGAATTCGGTGGGACTTACCCCATAGTACTTTTTGAAGGTTCTGGTAAACGAGGCATTGTCGCTGAAACCATATTTTACAAGAATCTCCGTGAGCGGACCGTCCTTATGGAGTAGGTCGGACGCAGCTTTTTCTATTCTGCGACGGGTAATATACGCGCCAAGCGCTTCGCCTGTCACCATCTTAAATACGCGGTGGAAGTGAAATGCTGAGAAACTGGCAATTTCCGCAACCTCGGCTAGGGAAACCTGTGCGTCCAAATGCTCGTCAATGTATCTGAATACCTTGTTTATCCTGATCTTGTAATCAACCTGGGTCTCGCTCTCTGGATTGGTCATCTGCAATACTTTTGCGTCAAAAATAGCAAATTGGTTTTTGCATGTCTTACACAGTTTATAATAGCTATTTTGCATTCGAGAATCATTGTGTCTAAAATCTGCATATGAACCCCTTTATATTAGCGCTTCAGGCAAGCAATCTTACGGTAGAAATCCATCACCATGCGGCCTATCAGATCGTGCTGTCGACCGACACCCCATTTAACTCTACCATTAATGGGACGTTAAACGAGGGTATTTATGGCTTTCTTATCAAACCGCATGTCAGGCATTTATGCGTTGCAGAAAAGGGTACGCTAAGTGTGTTAAACATAGAACCCTATTCCAATCTCGGGCTTGAGCTTTCCGCCAGGTTTAAAGAAAACGAGGCTTTTATCATTTTCCGTTCAGCACAAGAGATAATCACTTTTTTCGGAACTCAGGAACATGGCCTGAGCGTTCCAGATGTTATCGAAACGCTGATTTCGAAGATTCCGGTGCTGCAATATGACGACCGGGTTGCCACCATCGTCGATTATATCCGGAGCAATTACTTCGAGTCTGATATTACGCCACAGACCTTTTCCGATAAGGTATTTTTGTCGCCCTCCCGTTTAGCCGCACTGTTTAAAGAACAGACTGGCAGCAGCCTTTCTAAGTACCTGTTGTGGACACGCCTGCGGCAGGCCATCTATCTGGCGCTTACGGAGAAAGACAAGAGCCTCACCGAGATTGCCTATGAGACAGGTTTTTACGACCTGCCTCAACTCAATAAATACATGTACGAAATGTTCGGTATGCCGCCCAAGGCTTTGAAGATGAACAGCAATCTGATTCTGGTACACTAAAACAACATCAGTGTTTTGATACAAGTTTAGGCGTCGGCCGCTTCGCAACTTTGTGATATCATTTAAACATAATATCATGAAAGCGATAGCATACGAAAAGTTCGGGACCACAGAGGTTCTGCAAATTGTAGAGAGGCAAAGCCCTTCGATCAAAGATGATCAGGTGCTCGTAAAAGTCAAAACATTTTCCATTAACCCTATGGATTGGAAGATCCGGAAGGGAGAGATGAAACTCATGTCGGGGTCAAAGTTTCCGAAGTATACCGGCGCCGATTTTGCAGGGGTAGTTGTCGCCACCGGAACTTCCGTGAAAGAACTTAAAAAAGGAGATGAAGTTTTTGGTGTGGTAGGGAACATCATGAAAGACGGCGCATCTGCCGAGTATATCGCCGTACCCGCAAATCTGGTATGGAGGAAGCCTTCAGAATTGAGTTTCGCTCAGGCCGCATCTATCCCCGTCGTCGGCACTGCTGCGGTCACCACCTTCGAGAAAATGGGCCATACCGATTCACAAACCAGAATCCTGGTCAACGGTGCTACCGGTGGTTATGGTATGTTTCTGCTGCAGTTACTGGCACAAACCGATGCTGATGTAACGGCGGTTACAAGTGCAGGCGGGATGCGATATGCCAAACAATGGGGTGCAGCCCGGGTGGTCGACTATAACAAAGAAGACATTCTTGCTCAAAAACACACCTACGATGTAGTGATTGATCTGTCGGGAAAAATGGGCTACCGGAAGGCTAAACAAATCATGAATCCCCGGTCGCTCTTCCTGAACCCAACGCCCAAACCCATTGAGATCATCCTGTCTAAAATATCCAACCTCTTTACCGGAAAGAAACACCAGGTCGTCCTTTCCAGCCCATCTAAAAAATACGCCGATGCCTTATTGGCTGCCATAAGGAACGGCTTCGAAGTGGAGGTCAACCGGATATTTCCTTTTACGGAGTTCCGTCAGGCATATCAATACGCAGAGGCGGGTGGCTTCGTCGGTAAGGTGATTATTGAATTCCCAGAAGAAAGATAAAGAAATACGTCTTATAGCAATTTAACATCAGAAAATATGAAACTATTAGAGAAAGCAAGCTTAGGAAGTCTGCAATTGAAAAACAAAATGGCTATGTCGGCCATGACAAGAAGTCGGGCCAACATCAACGGTGTGGTAGGCGATTCTACGGTAAAATACTACACGCAGCGGGTAAGTGCAGGCGTGATATTCACCGAAGCGATCCGGATCAGTGAAGACGCAACCGGCAGCCCTTTTACTCCGGGAATTTTCACCGAGGAACAAATCGAAGCCTGGAAAAAGGTGACCAAAGCCGTACATGACAAAGGCGGCCTTATCATCGCTCAGCTTTGGCACACAGGCAGGGCAGGACATTCCGTAGACCGAAATGGCAAATTGCCCCTTGCACCCTCGGCTTTGCCTATAACAGGCATGCAACATTTTACCTCGCAGGGACTGAAGGACTATGAGGTTCCGCAGGAAATTACGGACGAGCAGATCGGACAAACCATAGCCGACTACGGTCGGGCCGCTAAAAAAGCGATAGAAGCCGGATTTGATGGGGTAGAGCTTCACGCGGCAAATGGGTATCTGCCCAACCAGTTTCTGGCCGAGAGCGCAAACCAACGGACAGATAAATATGGCGGAAGTAATGCCAATAAAGCACGCTTTGTGCTGGAGGTGATGCAGGAGCTGATCGCTGCAGTAGGGGGTCAGCGGGTCGGAATTAAAATCTCGCCATTGCATCCCTACGGTAACATGGTGCTGGATAACCCGGTTGAAACCTACACCTACCTCATAAACGAATTGAACAAACTTGATTTCGCTTATGTGGAACTGATGAAGAGGAGTCCGTATTTCCCCGCACCGGAACATTATCCTGAAATAGATGAGATGGAAGTTTTCGGGAAGATGATTAAACAAGCAGTGATTGCCAACTCAGGCTACGACAGAGACACGGCAGAAGCAGAGCTTGAACGAGGCATCGCAACAGCCGTGTCTTTCGGGACCTTGTTTCTGGCCAACCCCGATCTGCCGCAACGCTTTCTTGCCAACGCGGCACTGAATGAACCAGACAGGGCAACGATGTTTGGCGGCGGCGATCAGGGTTATATCGACTACCCTTTTTTAAGTGCGTATGCTTAACCTACATATTCCACGCCCCATTTATAGAGCTCATTAATGATGGGCTCTAACTTTTCCCCTTTTGTCGTCAACGTATATTCCACAGTAGGCGGCACAGTAGCAAAAACCTTTCTGGTCACGATGCCGT
Coding sequences within it:
- a CDS encoding 2-hydroxyacid dehydrogenase, with protein sequence MKALVYSSRKNEREILSKANDGKHELSWQTAALSKDTVQLAAGQDAVVVFTNDDVSASVMNQLATLGVKYVITRSAGTDHIDFEAAARNGIRVSNIPAYSPNAIAEHAIALTLALSRHLIRANRNCMQYDFSLDHLTGFNLNGKQVGIVGMGHIGLITARIFQGFGCNVSGYDVNPDVSAPGIPQVPLNDLLQSCDIISLHVPLNRQTEHMINSETLSLMKKGAMLINTSRGGLVNTIDVLQALDAGRLGYYGTDVYEFERGIFFEDRESDTVRDALLTRLIAHPKVLLTPHQAFLTVEAISDITTQVIRLLDDYAVSVS
- a CDS encoding DoxX family protein, coding for MKKTHKIIYWVATLWLGLGMASTGIVQLIQMDEEVQKMSALGYPAYFLTIIGIWKILGTIAVILPKTPLLKEWTYAGFFFLMTGAIFSHLAHGDGAIEYFGPALLLVLTIVSWYFRPADRKVGTPHQLTETA
- a CDS encoding SRPBCC family protein — its product is MEQKTKINAEEGSQEIIITRVFDLPVELLFKAYEEAELFEQWMSTKVTKFDMRKHGSYAFETSHNGQVAFRANGTIHEFVPNLKITRTFEMENTPFPVQLEYLEFEAPTAQTSKLTMQIVFKSTAQRNQLLQMPFAQGLNWAHNKLQDTLNALK
- a CDS encoding ArsR/SmtB family transcription factor; protein product: MNLRRDVFQAISDPTRRAILLLVASQSLSAGAIAANFDTARPTISKHLQILTECELLRQEQTGREVHYHISAQKMKQVADFLEPFRQMWDERFNKLEAVMKQYKSKQDGTEN
- a CDS encoding AraC family transcriptional regulator, producing MTNPESETQVDYKIRINKVFRYIDEHLDAQVSLAEVAEIASFSAFHFHRVFKMVTGEALGAYITRRRIEKAASDLLHKDGPLTEILVKYGFSDNASFTRTFKKYYGVSPTEFRKQNPNRFSKISQMLSKIGQVYPDVEKYLCVINDLKTWITMNAKIEIKTIQEIQVACIPCIGLQNVQTAYQKLIRWATPLGLLSVHTKMATLYHDSFKITDPNKVRMEACVLISEPVKVSGEVTLSTIPGGKFIVGSFEIGLEEFEKSWTGLFIWMNENGYKKASQNPFEIYHNDFSKHPEQKAIVDFYIPIE
- a CDS encoding helix-turn-helix domain-containing protein is translated as MNPFILALQASNLTVEIHHHAAYQIVLSTDTPFNSTINGTLNEGIYGFLIKPHVRHLCVAEKGTLSVLNIEPYSNLGLELSARFKENEAFIIFRSAQEIITFFGTQEHGLSVPDVIETLISKIPVLQYDDRVATIVDYIRSNYFESDITPQTFSDKVFLSPSRLAALFKEQTGSSLSKYLLWTRLRQAIYLALTEKDKSLTEIAYETGFYDLPQLNKYMYEMFGMPPKALKMNSNLILVH
- a CDS encoding NAD(P)-dependent alcohol dehydrogenase, with the translated sequence MKAIAYEKFGTTEVLQIVERQSPSIKDDQVLVKVKTFSINPMDWKIRKGEMKLMSGSKFPKYTGADFAGVVVATGTSVKELKKGDEVFGVVGNIMKDGASAEYIAVPANLVWRKPSELSFAQAASIPVVGTAAVTTFEKMGHTDSQTRILVNGATGGYGMFLLQLLAQTDADVTAVTSAGGMRYAKQWGAARVVDYNKEDILAQKHTYDVVIDLSGKMGYRKAKQIMNPRSLFLNPTPKPIEIILSKISNLFTGKKHQVVLSSPSKKYADALLAAIRNGFEVEVNRIFPFTEFRQAYQYAEAGGFVGKVIIEFPEER
- a CDS encoding alkene reductase, with translation MKLLEKASLGSLQLKNKMAMSAMTRSRANINGVVGDSTVKYYTQRVSAGVIFTEAIRISEDATGSPFTPGIFTEEQIEAWKKVTKAVHDKGGLIIAQLWHTGRAGHSVDRNGKLPLAPSALPITGMQHFTSQGLKDYEVPQEITDEQIGQTIADYGRAAKKAIEAGFDGVELHAANGYLPNQFLAESANQRTDKYGGSNANKARFVLEVMQELIAAVGGQRVGIKISPLHPYGNMVLDNPVETYTYLINELNKLDFAYVELMKRSPYFPAPEHYPEIDEMEVFGKMIKQAVIANSGYDRDTAEAELERGIATAVSFGTLFLANPDLPQRFLANAALNEPDRATMFGGGDQGYIDYPFLSAYA